Within the Actinomycetota bacterium genome, the region AGATGAGCGACAGGCCGATCGAAACCATGGCGATGATCGAGCCGAGCTTGATCCCGTTCAGTGCCAGGTTCAGGAACCTCTGGATGGTCCCGATCCCGCCGCCGGCCTCCCCACCCTCGAGCGGGAACAGCACCCCGCGCGATTGGCCGGCCGCGACCTCGGCTTCCTTGGAGAACTCGTCGTCGCGGACGGTGAACCCCTCGGGGAGGGTCTCGGGGTCGACCGAGACCACGTACGTCCCCGGCTCCGGCACCGGGACGCTCCAGTTCCCGCTCTCGTCGGTCGTCGTCTCGCCGACGGGCTCGCCGTCGGTCGTCTCGACGGTGATGAAGGCGCCCTCGACGGGATCGGGACCTGCCCGCAGCGTGCCGCGTATCGTCTCGCCGCCATCCTGGCCGAACGCCGGGAGCACGAGGAGCAGCAAGTAGCCGAGGACCACCACCGCGAGCACGGCGACGCGTGACGCTCGCACGGTTGCTGCCTCGGTCAGGGGGTCAGGTTCCGCGGGAGTCTAGGCCACGAGCACGCGCGCGGGAGGTCGCTTCGGCGGCGATCTCACGAGCGGGACGCCCGGTCGCATCTGCGGCCGCGCGCACGTCGTCAGCCTCCGGCGCCACGTTGACCACCACGTCGCCGTCGCGAGCGACCTTCACGCGGACCGCGTGGCCGTCGATCTCGACCTCGATCCACTCGCGGTCGAGCGCACGCTTGCTCACCGGGTACCAGCGCGCCCCGATGGTCGTCGACTCGCGGAAGAGCACGGACTGGAGCCGGCCGAGGTCGGCCTGATCTCCCAGCGCCGACAGGGTGTAGCCCGGCCGCCCCTTCTTCATGAGGACGGGCGTCGCCCAAGCGTCGTGCGCCCCCGCCTCGCGCAACCGATCGAGGACGATGGGGACGAGTTCGGGGCTGAGGTCGTCGACGGTGGCCTCGAGGATCACCGTCGTGTGCTGCTCGGTACCGACGAGCAGGCGCAGAACGTTGGGGTGCTCGAGGTCCCGGCCGCCCGCTCCCACCCCGACGGCCTCGAGTCGCAGCGTCGGCATCGCGGCCACGGGCCTGGTCAGCTCCGCGAGGAGCGCCGCGCCCGTCGGCGTCGTGAGCTCGTGGCCGGCCGGGCCGCCGGTGACGACGCGGTCGCGCAGCAGTTGCGTCACGGCCGGGGGCGGCACCGGCAGCGTGCCGTGCATCGTCTCGACCGTGCCGCTTCCGACGGCGATGGGTCCGCAGGTGAGGCGTTCGAGGCCGAGATCGACGACACCGGCGCACGTCCCCAGGATGTCCGCGATGGCATCGAGCGAGCCGACCTCGTGGAACTCGATCGCGTCGACGTCGACGTCGTGCACCGCTGCCTCGGCACGCGCGAGGCGTTCGAACGCGTCGCGCGCCCGGGTCCGGACCTGCTCCGGCAGGTCTGCGTCGGCGAGCATCGTGCGGATGTCGTGCCACGTACGTGCGGGCGGGGCGTCCTCGGGGGCGTGGACCCGGACCGCGGTCGCGGCCACCCCCGCTCGCCTCACCCGTGCCACGGACAGGCGCACGGCGCCGGCCCCGAGGGCATCGACCGCCGCCTGGATGGCCTCGATGGACGCCCCGGCACCGACCAGGGCCCCCAGCCACATGTCGCCGGAGGCTCCGGAGGCCGCGTCGACGTACGCGACCCTCATGCTCGCGTCCGCAGGATGCGCCGGGCCACCATCGCCGCCCCGAACCCGTTGTCGATGTTCACCACGGCGATCCCCGGGGCGCACGACGTCAGCATCCCCAGGAGTGCGGCCAGGCCCTCGAACGCCGCGCCGTACCCCACGCTCGTGGGGACCGCGATGATGGGACGGTCCACGAGTCCGCCGACCACTGACGGCAGGGCGCCCTCCATCCCCGCCACCACGACGACCACGTCGGCATCGGCCAGCCGGTCCCGCGCGGACAGGACCCGGTGGACGCCGGCCACGCCGACGTCGGTGATGACGTCGGCCTTGATCGCGAACGCCTCGAGGACGGTCGCGCACTCCCGGGCCACCGGCAGGTCGGAGGTCCCGGCACTCACCACCGCCACCGTCGCGGTGGGCGGCCCTGGTTCCGCACGGGCAACGACTACACG harbors:
- the larC gene encoding nickel pincer cofactor biosynthesis protein LarC, which gives rise to MRVAYVDAASGASGDMWLGALVGAGASIEAIQAAVDALGAGAVRLSVARVRRAGVAATAVRVHAPEDAPPARTWHDIRTMLADADLPEQVRTRARDAFERLARAEAAVHDVDVDAIEFHEVGSLDAIADILGTCAGVVDLGLERLTCGPIAVGSGTVETMHGTLPVPPPAVTQLLRDRVVTGGPAGHELTTPTGAALLAELTRPVAAMPTLRLEAVGVGAGGRDLEHPNVLRLLVGTEQHTTVILEATVDDLSPELVPIVLDRLREAGAHDAWATPVLMKKGRPGYTLSALGDQADLGRLQSVLFRESTTIGARWYPVSKRALDREWIEVEIDGHAVRVKVARDGDVVVNVAPEADDVRAAADATGRPAREIAAEATSRARARGLDSRGT
- the larB gene encoding nickel pincer cofactor biosynthesis protein LarB, whose product is MDHDDLYLDPTRPARTGEPEVVFAQGKTPDQCVRAVTSLLASTETPVLATRVSAEHVVALRSAIPDARVDEVGRVVVARAEPGPPTATVAVVSAGTSDLPVARECATVLEAFAIKADVITDVGVAGVHRVLSARDRLADADVVVVVAGMEGALPSVVGGLVDRPIIAVPTSVGYGAAFEGLAALLGMLTSCAPGIAVVNIDNGFGAAMVARRILRTRA